The Kordia sp. SMS9 genome window below encodes:
- a CDS encoding phosphodiester glycosidase family protein, producing MILKKLAIILFIITIGFISCGTPSPKKQYDTDRILGYEVDPKNDQLHFYWKDAQGTIYGNAKNLKTKLQAKGQELIFMMNGGMYKKDQSPQGLYIENGIVKAPLDTTQKGYGNFYLQPNGVCYITEENRSIITTTKAFKGTKSIKYATQSGPMLVIDGKLHNKFTRGSKNLHIRNGVGVLPNGNLLFAMSKEKINFYDFATFFKENSCQNALYLDGFVSRTYLPTKNYPQMDGNFGVLIGVINNNR from the coding sequence ATGATCTTGAAAAAGTTAGCTATAATTCTCTTCATAATTACAATTGGTTTTATCTCTTGCGGAACGCCATCACCCAAAAAACAATACGATACCGATAGAATTCTTGGGTATGAAGTCGATCCGAAAAATGATCAACTTCATTTTTATTGGAAAGACGCACAGGGTACTATCTATGGAAATGCTAAAAATCTAAAAACAAAATTACAGGCAAAAGGGCAAGAACTCATCTTTATGATGAATGGTGGCATGTACAAAAAAGATCAATCGCCACAAGGATTATATATTGAAAATGGCATTGTAAAAGCGCCACTAGACACCACACAAAAAGGGTACGGAAACTTCTATTTGCAACCGAATGGCGTGTGTTATATTACAGAAGAAAATCGCTCCATAATTACAACTACAAAAGCTTTTAAAGGCACCAAAAGTATCAAATATGCCACACAATCTGGGCCAATGTTAGTGATTGATGGAAAACTGCACAATAAATTCACGAGAGGCTCTAAAAATCTCCACATTCGGAATGGAGTAGGTGTATTGCCCAATGGAAATTTGTTATTTGCAATGAGCAAAGAAAAAATCAATTTTTACGATTTTGCGACATTTTTTAAGGAAAACAGTTGTCAAAATGCGCTATATCTTGACGGATTTGTTTCCAGAACGTATTTGCCCACAAAAAACTACCCACAAATGGATGGAAATTTTGGTGTGTTGATTGGTGTTATAAACAACAACAGGTAA
- the idi gene encoding isopentenyl-diphosphate Delta-isomerase — MTQENVILVNENDEQIGVMEKIEAHEKALLHRAFSVFILNDKGELMLQQRALHKYHSPGLWTNTCCSHQREGESNISAGKRRLQEEMGFVTELAEAVSFIYKAAFDNGLTEHEYDHVMTGTFNGAPTINPDEVASWKWMDVQAVKDDIAQNPDVYTAWFKIIFEKFYKHIKS; from the coding sequence ATGACACAAGAAAACGTAATCCTAGTAAATGAAAACGACGAACAAATCGGCGTCATGGAGAAAATAGAAGCACATGAAAAAGCACTGCTTCACCGAGCTTTCTCCGTATTTATCCTCAATGACAAAGGCGAATTGATGTTGCAACAACGCGCATTACACAAATACCATTCTCCAGGTTTGTGGACCAATACCTGTTGCAGTCACCAACGTGAAGGTGAAAGTAACATAAGCGCAGGTAAACGAAGATTGCAAGAAGAAATGGGATTTGTTACGGAACTTGCGGAAGCAGTTTCGTTCATATACAAAGCAGCTTTTGACAACGGATTAACAGAGCATGAATACGATCATGTGATGACAGGAACTTTTAACGGAGCACCTACCATCAATCCAGATGAAGTGGCTTCGTGGAAGTGGATGGATGTGCAAGCAGTAAAAGATGATATTGCTCAAAATCCGGACGTGTATACAGCTTGGTTCAAAATTATATTTGAAAAATTTTACAAACACATAAAAAGTTGA
- a CDS encoding type I phosphomannose isomerase catalytic subunit, translating to MKLHPLKFEPIYKERIWGGDKLRAQLNKNVSGNFIGESWELSDVAGEPSVVAEGTLKGKTLQELSETYQAELLGNKVYEQFGTKFPLLIKYIDAKRDLSIQVHPNDQLAKKRHNSFGKTEMWYVMQADPGAKLMVGFNQEVTKEQYQEHLKNNTLTEILNFEEVKKGDVYFLPTGRIHAIGGGIVLAEIQQTSDITYRIYDWNRVDAEGNARELHTDLALDAIDYTLHKNYKIHYSEAQNEVANLVDCPYFTTNLIPFTGEMVLNHDDKDSFVIYMCVKGSVTFETNSDKEPLKFGETLLVPAILKNIKISTQEASELLEVYID from the coding sequence ATGAAACTACATCCCTTAAAATTTGAGCCAATTTACAAAGAACGTATTTGGGGCGGTGACAAATTACGTGCACAGCTCAACAAAAATGTATCTGGAAATTTCATCGGCGAAAGTTGGGAACTATCGGATGTAGCAGGAGAACCTTCCGTTGTGGCAGAAGGAACATTAAAAGGAAAAACGCTACAAGAACTCAGCGAAACCTATCAAGCTGAATTGCTAGGCAATAAAGTGTATGAACAGTTTGGAACAAAATTTCCGTTACTTATCAAATACATTGACGCTAAACGCGATTTATCGATTCAAGTACATCCCAATGATCAATTAGCAAAAAAACGTCACAATTCGTTCGGAAAAACGGAAATGTGGTATGTAATGCAAGCAGATCCAGGCGCTAAACTCATGGTGGGATTCAATCAAGAAGTCACCAAAGAGCAATACCAAGAACATCTTAAAAACAATACACTCACTGAAATTCTCAACTTTGAAGAAGTCAAAAAAGGCGATGTATACTTTTTGCCTACGGGCAGAATTCATGCCATTGGTGGCGGAATTGTCTTAGCGGAAATTCAACAAACTTCAGACATTACGTACCGTATTTATGATTGGAATCGGGTGGATGCTGAAGGAAACGCGCGCGAATTGCACACAGACTTAGCACTAGACGCTATTGACTACACACTGCATAAAAACTACAAAATACACTATTCAGAAGCACAAAACGAAGTCGCAAACTTGGTAGATTGTCCTTACTTTACCACGAATCTTATTCCCTTTACGGGAGAAATGGTATTAAATCATGACGACAAGGATTCTTTTGTCATATACATGTGTGTAAAAGGGAGTGTTACCTTTGAAACAAATTCAGACAAAGAACCACTCAAATTTGGTGAAACTTTATTAGTTCCTGCAATACTTAAAAATATCAAAATAAGTACTCAAGAAGCTTCCGAACTCTTAGAAGTATATATTGATTAA
- a CDS encoding T9SS type A sorting domain-containing protein translates to MKKKYFLLFLLYFPLFVSSQNAGFLEILSPDVNLSCGNTTDTFKVIARPDYSGGYYGMVSCYYQLNNNAIVQQDMLFLSGIDSSIFVPEISPVDGLNTLRVWTDLPGDTDASNDEVMIQFEYTVNNPSLPYAENAEGFPETLFPQGNLDCLEFYAIGVDDQPDLFSTFGIVDLTTYSNAPAATSGTNAFSPTTYVNFFSKLYLVTPDIDISTVGLAELSFDYHVYGRFQGPISVDIYHNGAWVEDVYTMTEEERQLEISDSWKKKTILLNGYSGVIKVRFAYLDIDWVGWYGGDYTNGQFTGIDNIEVKEAPACPTPKNMTLPFDEITKETANISWNAGNIETNWEVEYGPLGFTPGTGTVMQTSQASYTLTGLTTGTAYDVYVKAVCGATPGMNDSTAVHASFETVCSFVAPWTEDVESHTGTTRGRIENCWKTNAYNTHSYRWDIVSDGGGTPSNGTGPIQPYEGTHYFHIESSIIEGGNSFQIAPGVSTMYSPFIDVSGLTNPALKFYYYMYGSNIGSLNVDVFHNGSWTNDVHVVTGPQQTASSDPWGSSLVDLSAFSGEIRLRFTGKSGVSSPFDSDTAIDLIQINEFQVLATPEVTSDLGIVMYPNPVEDIIHIQSTQNIQTIKIFSIQGKLLLAISAVANKEIKIPASNFETGIYFVEITNNQKKQVIKMLKN, encoded by the coding sequence ATGAAAAAAAAATACTTCCTACTCTTTTTATTGTATTTCCCTTTGTTTGTTTCTTCTCAAAATGCAGGATTTCTTGAAATTCTTTCTCCTGATGTAAATTTGAGTTGTGGAAATACTACAGATACATTTAAAGTTATTGCCAGGCCAGATTATAGTGGTGGCTATTATGGAATGGTCTCCTGCTATTATCAATTAAATAATAATGCTATAGTGCAACAGGATATGTTATTTTTATCTGGAATTGATTCTTCTATTTTTGTACCAGAAATTAGTCCTGTTGATGGATTGAATACATTACGAGTTTGGACAGATTTACCAGGTGACACCGATGCTTCTAATGATGAAGTGATGATTCAGTTTGAGTATACTGTTAATAATCCGTCACTTCCTTACGCTGAAAATGCGGAAGGTTTTCCCGAAACACTATTCCCACAAGGTAATTTAGATTGTTTAGAGTTTTATGCAATTGGCGTAGACGACCAACCTGATCTATTTTCTACTTTTGGAATTGTTGATTTGACAACCTATTCAAATGCACCAGCAGCTACAAGTGGAACTAACGCCTTTTCTCCTACAACCTATGTTAATTTTTTCAGCAAGCTCTATTTAGTGACTCCTGATATAGATATTAGTACTGTAGGTTTAGCGGAATTGAGTTTTGATTATCATGTATATGGACGCTTTCAAGGTCCTATATCTGTTGATATTTATCATAATGGCGCTTGGGTTGAAGATGTGTATACAATGACGGAAGAAGAAAGACAATTAGAAATAAGTGATTCTTGGAAAAAGAAAACCATTCTGTTGAATGGCTATAGCGGTGTGATTAAAGTCCGATTTGCCTATCTTGATATTGATTGGGTTGGCTGGTATGGTGGCGATTATACAAATGGGCAATTTACAGGAATTGATAATATTGAAGTAAAAGAGGCACCTGCCTGTCCAACACCAAAAAATATGACGCTTCCTTTTGATGAAATTACGAAAGAAACTGCCAATATTTCATGGAATGCTGGTAATATTGAAACCAACTGGGAAGTTGAATATGGTCCACTTGGTTTTACGCCTGGCACAGGAACTGTTATGCAAACTTCTCAAGCTTCTTATACACTTACAGGACTCACCACAGGCACAGCATATGATGTGTATGTAAAAGCGGTATGTGGAGCCACGCCTGGAATGAATGATAGTACTGCTGTACATGCTAGTTTTGAAACTGTGTGTTCGTTTGTGGCACCTTGGACAGAAGATGTTGAATCACATACTGGAACGACCAGAGGAAGGATAGAAAATTGTTGGAAAACCAACGCATACAATACACACAGCTACCGATGGGATATTGTAAGTGATGGTGGAGGAACTCCTAGTAATGGTACAGGACCTATACAACCGTACGAAGGCACTCACTATTTTCATATAGAATCATCCATTATTGAAGGCGGTAATTCTTTTCAAATTGCTCCAGGAGTTTCTACGATGTATTCGCCTTTTATAGATGTGTCTGGTTTGACAAATCCTGCCTTGAAGTTTTATTATTATATGTATGGCTCAAACATAGGTTCACTAAACGTAGATGTATTTCATAATGGAAGTTGGACAAACGATGTACATGTTGTCACTGGACCACAACAAACCGCTAGTAGCGATCCTTGGGGAAGTTCACTTGTTGATTTAAGTGCTTTTTCTGGTGAAATTAGACTGCGATTTACAGGAAAATCTGGGGTTTCTAGTCCATTTGATAGTGACACAGCCATTGATTTGATACAAATTAATGAATTTCAAGTATTGGCTACTCCTGAAGTGACATCTGATTTAGGAATTGTGATGTATCCAAATCCTGTGGAGGATATTATTCATATCCAATCAACACAAAATATACAAACTATTAAAATTTTCAGTATTCAAGGAAAGCTGCTTTTAGCTATTTCTGCAGTAGCAAATAAAGAAATTAAAATTCCAGCTTCAAATTTCGAAACAGGTATTTATTTTGTTGAAATTACCAATAATCAAAAAAAGCAAGTCATTAAAATGTTGAAGAATTGA
- a CDS encoding DEAD/DEAH box helicase, whose product MTFKELKLNKPIVRALFEKGYEEPTLVQERAIPVILHKKDIIVSAQTGTGKTAAYALPILQLLFDKQDAPKKGKKIKALVVCPTRELAIQIEENFKVYSTYTNLRTGVIFGGASIEPQKDMLKKGVDVLVATPGRLLDLHKQDVVNLDYIETLVLDEADLMLDMGFIDDVKKIERLCPDEKQVLLFSATMPYKVEHLANSILKAPEYIEVAPTSSTVKGVQQVLYYVPKPKKIELCLHLLRNNIKGSVIIFRRTKYGVDKLEKTLLRNNYKVASIHGDKSQSLRQQALNEFKNGEVNIFIATDVAARGIDIKNVDVVINFDIPNVSETYVHRIGRTARAGALGKALSFCSADEKNYIKDIQQLINTAISVEDEHPYPLDPKAKPEVHKKKGSKHKKGRKSEASKKKKKRWY is encoded by the coding sequence ATGACCTTCAAAGAACTAAAATTGAACAAACCCATCGTTCGAGCACTATTTGAAAAAGGCTACGAGGAACCTACTTTAGTTCAAGAACGCGCCATTCCAGTCATACTGCACAAAAAAGATATTATTGTTTCTGCGCAGACAGGAACAGGAAAAACCGCTGCGTATGCGTTGCCAATCTTGCAATTACTGTTCGATAAGCAAGATGCACCCAAAAAGGGTAAAAAAATAAAGGCATTAGTCGTGTGTCCTACGCGGGAATTGGCAATTCAGATTGAAGAAAACTTCAAAGTGTACAGTACGTATACTAATTTACGTACAGGCGTTATTTTTGGTGGTGCTTCAATAGAACCGCAAAAAGACATGCTCAAAAAAGGAGTAGATGTTTTAGTCGCTACGCCAGGACGATTGCTCGATTTACACAAACAAGATGTTGTCAATTTAGATTATATAGAAACGCTCGTTTTAGATGAAGCCGATTTAATGTTAGACATGGGATTCATCGATGATGTCAAAAAAATAGAACGGTTATGTCCGGATGAAAAGCAAGTTCTACTGTTTTCTGCAACCATGCCGTACAAAGTAGAACACTTGGCAAATTCCATCTTAAAAGCTCCAGAATACATAGAAGTCGCACCCACTTCATCAACAGTAAAAGGCGTACAGCAGGTATTGTATTACGTGCCAAAACCCAAAAAAATTGAACTGTGTTTGCATTTATTGCGAAACAACATCAAAGGAAGTGTGATAATTTTTAGACGTACCAAATACGGCGTTGACAAGCTTGAAAAAACCTTGTTGCGTAACAATTACAAAGTAGCGAGTATTCACGGAGATAAATCACAGAGTTTGCGACAACAAGCGTTGAACGAATTTAAAAATGGTGAAGTAAATATTTTCATCGCAACGGATGTGGCAGCCAGAGGAATTGACATTAAAAATGTAGATGTAGTGATTAATTTCGACATTCCAAACGTGTCTGAAACTTACGTACATCGCATTGGAAGAACGGCAAGAGCGGGCGCATTAGGAAAGGCACTGTCTTTCTGTTCTGCGGATGAAAAAAACTACATCAAAGACATTCAACAACTCATCAACACAGCAATTTCTGTAGAAGATGAACATCCGTATCCACTTGATCCCAAAGCAAAACCCGAAGTCCACAAAAAGAAAGGAAGCAAACATAAAAAAGGGAGAAAATCTGAAGCTTCCAAAAAGAAGAAAAAACGTTGGTATTAA
- a CDS encoding 6-carboxytetrahydropterin synthase → MKVTVSRRAHFNAAHRLYRPDWSDAKNNEIFGKCNNPNYHGHNYEMIVSVKGPIDPETGYVMDVKVLKDLIKSEVENAFDHKNLNLDVPEFKNLNPTAENIVVVIWNKLRKHIETTLELEVVLYETPRNFVKYTGE, encoded by the coding sequence ATGAAAGTAACCGTAAGCAGAAGAGCACACTTTAACGCAGCACACCGATTGTATCGACCAGATTGGAGCGATGCTAAAAACAATGAAATCTTTGGAAAATGTAACAATCCAAACTATCACGGACACAATTACGAAATGATTGTCAGTGTAAAAGGTCCGATAGATCCTGAAACAGGATATGTGATGGATGTGAAAGTCTTAAAAGATCTTATAAAGTCAGAAGTGGAAAATGCTTTTGATCACAAAAACCTAAATTTGGACGTTCCAGAATTCAAAAACCTAAATCCCACTGCGGAAAATATTGTTGTTGTCATATGGAACAAACTGCGAAAACATATAGAAACGACGTTAGAATTAGAAGTCGTCTTGTATGAAACACCCAGAAATTTTGTGAAATACACAGGAGAATAA